The following coding sequences are from one uncultured Cohaesibacter sp. window:
- the flaF gene encoding flagellar biosynthesis regulator FlaF yields the protein MYTSYYAESSQLSGASQRSDELEAINHVVDGLRAAKLQGIQSPAGIKALYQTNLFWSYLLEDLSKPENSLPDQLKANLISIGIFILKEVGRIRQNETDDVDALIDLNEMISSGLAQ from the coding sequence ATGTACACTTCCTATTATGCAGAAAGCTCTCAACTATCGGGTGCATCTCAAAGAAGTGATGAACTCGAGGCAATCAATCACGTGGTTGACGGCCTAAGGGCGGCCAAGCTGCAGGGTATCCAGTCCCCTGCAGGCATCAAAGCGCTGTATCAGACCAATCTGTTCTGGAGTTATTTGCTGGAAGACCTGAGCAAACCGGAAAATTCACTGCCCGATCAATTGAAAGCCAACCTTATTTCGATTGGAATTTTCATTCTCAAAGAGGTGGGGCGCATCCGTCAGAATGAGACCGATGATGTGGATGCATTGATAGATCTCAACGAAATGATTAGCAGTGGGTTGGCACAATGA